In Plasmodium vinckei vinckei genome assembly, chromosome: PVVCY_13, a single genomic region encodes these proteins:
- a CDS encoding thioredoxin-related protein, putative has translation MVGFAKGFIFFLFLTLFNYCYAHDVIELNDSNFESLTQISTGNTTGSWFIKFYAPWCSHCKAMNKAWTELATEMKGTTNIAKVDVTTNSKTRKRFKIEGFPTIIYFKNGKMYEYKSNDRSLEALKYFVLESYKHVKPLEAPTPLSYSDILKELAHETFLNIDRIYKYAFPALALISIISFLMGVICCLAICKACCKKNAAAANANAAAAAKKKE, from the exons atggtaGGTTTTGCAAAAggtttcatattttttctttttcttacactttttaattattgttATGCTCACGATGTAATTGAATTAAATGACTCAAACTTCGAAAGTTTAACACAAATATCAACTGGGAATACCACAg GATCATggtttataaaattttacgCACCATGGTGTTCACACTGTAAGGCTATGAACAAGGCTTGGACCGAATTAGCTACAGAAATGAAAGGAACTACAAACATAGCAAAGGTTGATGTAACCACAAATTCTAAAACTAGAAAACGATTTAAAATCGAAGGATTCCCAACAATAATTTActttaaaaatggaaaaatgtatgaatataaaagtaATGATAGATCTCTAGAagcattaaaatatttcgtTTTAGAATCTTACAAACATGTTAAACCATTAGAGGCACCTACCCCTCTTAGCTATAGTGATATTTTGAAAGAATTAGCGCATGAAACTTTCTTAAATATTGATCGAatctataaatatgcattcCCTGCATTAGCACTCATTTctattatatcatttttaatggGAGTCATTTGTTGTTTAGCTATATGCAAAGCatgttgtaaaaaaaatgctgCTGCCGCTAATGCTAACGCTGCCGCTgctgcaaaaaaaaaagaataa